In Buchnera aphidicola (Cinara curtihirsuta), the genomic window ATTAATAATTGGACGTCCTCGTGCATGTCTGCTAGTTTCAGGTAATTGATATACTTTCATCCAGTATAATATACCTCTACTAGAGAAACATAGAATTGTATCGTGTGAGTTTGCTACTAATAAATTTGCTATATGATCTTCTTCTTTAGTTTTAGCTGCTGATTTTCCTTTTCCTCCTCTTCTTTGTGCGTTATAATCGGAAATTGGTTGATATTTTACATACCCTGAATATGATAATGTTACTACTACGCTTTCTTTTACTATTATATCTTCCATATTAATTTCTGATACTTTTTTGATTATTTTAGTTTTTCTATAGTCTGAAAATTGTTTTTTTATTTTTATTAATTCATTTTTAATAATAATTTTTAATTCTTTTGAATGAGAAAGTATTTTTTTTAAAAATAAATTTTTTTTATTTAAATCTCTATTTTCCTGACAAATTTTATTTTTTTCTAAGCTAGTAAGCTTATTTAGTTTAATATTTAAAATAGCATGTGCTTGTTTTTTACTAAAATTAAAATTTGTATAATTTTTTTTTAAACTATTTTTAACTTTTATAGTAGTTTTTCTTTTCCAGTGAATTTTTTTTAGATTTTTTATTGCATTTTTATTATTATGTGAACTTTTTATAACTTCAATAATCTTATCAATATTATCTAATGCTACAGAAAATCCTTCTAAAAGATGTATTCTTTTTGTATATTTTTTTAATTTAAATGCATATTTTCTAGTAATAATATTTTTTCTATGTTTAATAAATTCATTTATTATATTTTTTAAACTCATTTTTTTTGGTTGTCCAGATGATGATAACGCCACCATATTGATACCAAAAGATGTTTGTAAAGATGTTAGTGTATATAATTGATTAAGAACAACTTTAGTAATAAAATCTTTTTTTATTTCAATTACTATTCTCATACCATCTTTATCTGACTCATCTCGTATATTTGAGATACCATTAATTTTTTTTTCTTTTACTAAAATAGCTATTTTTTCAATTAATTTTGATTTATTAACTTGATAAGGTAATTCGTAGATAACAAGTGATTCTTTTTTGTTTTTTTGATTTATTTCTATCGAATATCTAGATCTAATTGATATTTTTCCTTTTCCTGTACGATAAGCTTCTTGAATACCAATCTTTCCGTAGATTATACCTGCTGTAGGAAAATCTGGACCTGGTATGTATTTCATAAGTTTTTTTAAAGAAATATCTGGATTATCTAAATATGCTATACATCCATTAATTACTTCTTTTAAATTATGCGGAGGAATATTTGTAGCCATACCTACAGCAATTCCAGAAGAACCATTAATTAATAAATTAGGAATTTTAGTAGGTAAAATTTCTGGTATTTTTTCTGTTCCATCATAATTTAAAACAAAATTTATTGTATTTTTTTTTAAATCACTTAACATTTCATGCGCTATTTTAGACATACGTATTTCAGTATATCTCATAGCAGCAGCAGAATCTCCGTCAATAGATCCAAAATTACCCTGCCCATCAATTAGCGTATATCTTAAAGAAAATGGTTGAGCCATTCGTACAATGGCATCATATACTGCAGAATCGCCATGAGGGTGATATTTTCCTATTACATCTCCTACAATTCTAGCAGATTTTTTATAAGGTTTGTTCCATTTATTGCCTAATATATTCATAGCAAACAATATTCTTCGGTGAACTGGTTTTAATCCATCTCTTACATCAGGTAAAGCTCGGCCTATTATTACAGACATAGCATAATCAAGATAAGATCTCTTTAACTCTTTTTCAATACTGACCTGTTTGATTTCTAGAGCAATGTCTTTCATAGATTTGTTATCTCAATGATATAATTTTATATTTAATATTTATTATTTAAATCATATTTTATGATTTAATAATTAGTTTTTTTATGTTTTTATTAATAAAATAGATAGTTTTATTTATTTAATATATAAATCAATATTAATTATTTGTGATTTTTTTATATTTTTTTATATATGTAAATATATATAATGATAGATAGTAATCATTATATATATTATAATTTTTTTTATTTTAAACGAAATAAATATTTTTAGTTCAATATAGTATAAATTATATGTATTTTTTAAAATATATTTTTATAAAATATTATATTTTATGAAAATTTTTAGATAAATATTTATTTATTCCTTTTGATGTTGCTTGAATTGTATCTTTCCCCGGAGTCCAGTTTGCTGGACAAACTTCACCAAATTTTTCATAAACTTGAAGTGCGTCAATTATTCGTATTATTTCTTTGATGTTACGCCCGATTGGAAGATCATTAATAGATTGATGTCTAATAATATTATTATTATCTATTAAGAATGATGCTCTTAATGCTATTTTTAATTCGTGATGTTCTATACCATATGATTTTTGTATACTTCTTTTTATATCTGATATCATAGGAAATTTTATTAAACCAATTCCGCCTGAGTCTGGTAATGTATTTCTCCATGCATTGTGTACATATACTGAATCAATAGATACGCCTATAATACATACTTCTCTATTTTTAAATTCATTATATAAATTATTAAATGCTATTAATTCCGACGGACATACAAAAGTAAAATCCATAGGCCAAAAAAATAAAATAGTTTTTTTTCCTTTTGAATATTCTTTGAGATTAAAATTATTAATTATTTGACCGTTTGGTAAAACAGCAGGCGCGATAAAATTAGGAGCTTGTTGAGATACTAAAACCATATTTATTTTTACCTCGATTAAATGGAATAAAATTATATTTATAATTAAGTATTCATAATTTATTTATGATATATTATATTATATCATATTTTTTATTATTATATTTTTATTTAAAAAAATGTTTTTTTTGATTTAAATTTTTATTTAATAATTAAATAAAATTATTTTTTATATGACAATATATTTAAATTAATTTTATTTTTAATTATGAAAATAGTAATTTTTGTTTTTTAATATTAATGAAGGTATAATATAATGGAAATTAATAAGAATATTTCATGGTCTAATTTATTTTCTATAGAAAAAAAAAAAAAATATTTTATTAATTTATTTAATGAAATTGAAAATATACAAAAATATACTGCAGTTTATCCTCCCAAGAAAATGATTTTTAATGCCTTTTTACTTACACCCTTATCAAATGTTAAAGTTGTAATTTTAGGTCAAGATCCTTATTGTCATGCAGGTCAAGCTCATGGATTATCATTTTCTGTTCCTAATAAAATTTTAACTCCACCTTCTTTAAAAAATATTTTTAAAGAATTACAAAATGATTTTTTATTTTATAAAAATAAAATGTTTAATTGTTTGGAACCTTGGGCAAAACAAGGAGTTTTATTATTAAACTCAATATTAACTGTTTCAGATAGTGCTCCTGGTTCTCACAGGAGAATAGGATGGGAAATTTTTACTAATCAAGTAATTAAATTCATTAATCACTTTTGTACAGGGGTAGTATTTTTGCTGTGGGGGTCTTTTTCTTTTTCTAAATATAATCTTATTAATCAAAAAAAACATTTTATATTAAAAGCCCCGCATCCATCTCCATTATCATGTTTTCGAGGTTTTTTTGGATGCAGACATTTTTCAAAAACAAATAAATTATTAAAATATAAAAAAAAACAACCAATTAATTGGTTTAAAAATATGATATATTAAATTATCTATTTTTTATATATAGATTTTTAATTTTGTATATATATATTTTATATTTTAACGGTTGCTTTATTAATAATTTGATCTTTAAAAATATATCCATTTTTTTTAATATTTTTAATAGTTGCATTATTTAATAGATTATTATCTATATTTTTTTCTTTTAACTTATGTATTTTAGGATTAAATATCACATTTACTTGATCTATCTTTTTTATACGCCATATTTTTAAATTCTTTTCAAATATATTTTTTGTTAATTGTATACCTTCTATTATTGTATTTTGTGTTAAATTTGAATTTTTAGATATTTTTATTAATTTATCAATTTTATTGATAATAGGAACAATAGATTTTAAAAATTTTTTAATTTGATTATTTTTAATTAAAGTAATTTCTTGTTTATTGTTTTTTTTTATATTATCTATATCAGCATAATATCTTAATTCTATATCTTTTTTTTTTTTTATTAAAGAAGAAATTTTTTCTTCTATTTTTTTAAATTTTTTTGTTTTTTTTTCTTGTTTTTTATCTTTAATATTGCTTTCTATTTCTTTATTTTTATAATCTTGAATTTTTTTTTTTTGCATTTTTTTCTCCAATAAATTGTTTTAATTAAAAAAATAATTAAATTTAATTATTTTCTTTAAATGAAATAATAAAAAAATTTAAATTATCAAAATAATTTTTTATTGAAAAAATATATAAATAATTATATTTTATTTATATTTTTTTTCATGTGATATATATTTAATTGAATTTTTTGTTAGATATTTTTGGAGCTGGCGGGATTCGAACCCGCGTCCAAAATAACTGAGATTATTGCTCTACATGTTTAGTTTATTTTTATTTGTTAAATAATACTCAATAAACAAAGTATTATTTTTTATCTTGGCTTTAAATATCACTATATTCTTTCAAGATTAATTGCATATAGCTATCTCTTTTTATATAACCTTTCAAAATATATCTATTCTTTTTAAAAGAGAAGAAAAAAAAGATTAGAAAGAAAGGGCTTTATCTAGTTTTTTAAGCTGCTAAAGCGTAAGTTTTATTTTTTGCTTTTATTTTAAATTGGTTTTTTATCGAGGCAAACCAACCCTCGACATGCAACAAAAATTTTTGTATATTTTGTCAAATCCATAATCAGCCCCATATATAAATTATATTATAATAGATTTATTTGATTTAAACAATATTATATATATATTTTTTTTTATTAATTTAAATTTTTGTTTTTGTTAACTTTTTTATTTTTATAAAATAAAAATATATTTTTTTTATTTTATTTTTTTTTATATATTATAACTTTAAAGAGTGATTTTAAAAATGAAAGACATTTTTAATAAAATAGAAAAACAGTTACAGAAAAATAGTATTATTATATATATGAAAGGGTCACCAGAGCATCCAAGTTGCGGTTTTTCAGCTCGAGCAGTACGAGCATTATCATATTGTACTTCTAATTTTTTTTACGTTGATGTTTTACAAAATAATGATATTCGTATAGCTCTACCCAAATATTCAAAATGGCCTACTTTTCCTCAGTTATGGATTAATAAACGTTTGATTGGAGGGTGTGATATTATTTTAGAAATGTTTCGTAGTGGAGAATTATTAAAATTAGTTCAAAACTGTCATGATAATATAAAACCTAGTATATAGATTTTCGATAATATTAAATATATTATATATTTATATCTCATCATTTTTTTTTCGATGAGATATATTTGGCGGCCAACCTCCAATTCTTTTCCATTTATTCACTATTTCACAAAAAAGACATGCTGTTTTCATAGTATCATATAAGGCGGAATGTGCTTGCATAGTATCAAATGAAATTCCTGCAATTTTACATGCTTTTGCTAAAACAGTTTGTCCAAAAATTAAACCACTAAGTGTAGCAGTATCAAATATAGTAAATGGATGAAAAGGATTTTTTTTTGTTTTTATTCTTTTAGCAGCAGCCATTAAAAAATTATGATCGAAATTTGCATTATGCGCTACTAATATTCCTTTTTTACATTTATTAATACTAATTTTTTTTTTTACTGATTTAAAGATATAT contains:
- the ung gene encoding uracil-DNA glycosylase, with protein sequence MEINKNISWSNLFSIEKKKKYFINLFNEIENIQKYTAVYPPKKMIFNAFLLTPLSNVKVVILGQDPYCHAGQAHGLSFSVPNKILTPPSLKNIFKELQNDFLFYKNKMFNCLEPWAKQGVLLLNSILTVSDSAPGSHRRIGWEIFTNQVIKFINHFCTGVVFLLWGSFSFSKYNLINQKKHFILKAPHPSPLSCFRGFFGCRHFSKTNKLLKYKKKQPINWFKNMIY
- a CDS encoding peroxiredoxin → MVLVSQQAPNFIAPAVLPNGQIINNFNLKEYSKGKKTILFFWPMDFTFVCPSELIAFNNLYNEFKNREVCIIGVSIDSVYVHNAWRNTLPDSGGIGLIKFPMISDIKRSIQKSYGIEHHELKIALRASFLIDNNNIIRHQSINDLPIGRNIKEIIRIIDALQVYEKFGEVCPANWTPGKDTIQATSKGINKYLSKNFHKI
- the grxD gene encoding Grx4 family monothiol glutaredoxin, giving the protein MKDIFNKIEKQLQKNSIIIYMKGSPEHPSCGFSARAVRALSYCTSNFFYVDVLQNNDIRIALPKYSKWPTFPQLWINKRLIGGCDIILEMFRSGELLKLVQNCHDNIKPSI
- the grpE gene encoding nucleotide exchange factor GrpE, with amino-acid sequence MQKKKIQDYKNKEIESNIKDKKQEKKTKKFKKIEEKISSLIKKKKDIELRYYADIDNIKKNNKQEITLIKNNQIKKFLKSIVPIINKIDKLIKISKNSNLTQNTIIEGIQLTKNIFEKNLKIWRIKKIDQVNVIFNPKIHKLKEKNIDNNLLNNATIKNIKKNGYIFKDQIINKATVKI
- the rnt gene encoding ribonuclease T, which encodes MSIKQNLRVTLNNRFRGFYPVVLDIESAGFHAKTDALLEIAVVTLKMNEFGWLQIDDTLHFHITPFQGSIIKAKSVAFNKIDPFNPLRGAISEKNALEYIFKSVKKKISINKCKKGILVAHNANFDHNFLMAAAKRIKTKKNPFHPFTIFDTATLSGLIFGQTVLAKACKIAGISFDTMQAHSALYDTMKTACLFCEIVNKWKRIGGWPPNISHRKKNDEI
- the gyrA gene encoding DNA topoisomerase (ATP-hydrolyzing) subunit A, which produces MKDIALEIKQVSIEKELKRSYLDYAMSVIIGRALPDVRDGLKPVHRRILFAMNILGNKWNKPYKKSARIVGDVIGKYHPHGDSAVYDAIVRMAQPFSLRYTLIDGQGNFGSIDGDSAAAMRYTEIRMSKIAHEMLSDLKKNTINFVLNYDGTEKIPEILPTKIPNLLINGSSGIAVGMATNIPPHNLKEVINGCIAYLDNPDISLKKLMKYIPGPDFPTAGIIYGKIGIQEAYRTGKGKISIRSRYSIEINQKNKKESLVIYELPYQVNKSKLIEKIAILVKEKKINGISNIRDESDKDGMRIVIEIKKDFITKVVLNQLYTLTSLQTSFGINMVALSSSGQPKKMSLKNIINEFIKHRKNIITRKYAFKLKKYTKRIHLLEGFSVALDNIDKIIEVIKSSHNNKNAIKNLKKIHWKRKTTIKVKNSLKKNYTNFNFSKKQAHAILNIKLNKLTSLEKNKICQENRDLNKKNLFLKKILSHSKELKIIIKNELIKIKKQFSDYRKTKIIKKVSEINMEDIIVKESVVVTLSYSGYVKYQPISDYNAQRRGGKGKSAAKTKEEDHIANLLVANSHDTILCFSSRGILYWMKVYQLPETSRHARGRPIINLLPLMQKERITAILPISQYKSSINIFMATALGFVKKTPLNQFQKPRNSGIIAINLRKHDELIGVSLTNGENNILIFTSKGKVVQFSEKNIRKMGRTASGICGIKIINNDRLVSLLVPNKKDDILIVTENGYGKRTKINQFPIKSRATKGVISIRVTQKNGVVIGAIQVNQNNQIMMITNAGTLVRIRVSEIAILKRNTQGVILIRTTKKEKVVGLQKLSYDSLKS